From Bacteroidota bacterium, one genomic window encodes:
- a CDS encoding polyisoprenoid-binding protein yields MLKKLLFLPVIAFLLVAFNAATTTWKLDTAHSYLGFSVGHLSVSEIKGSVVMTEATITTTSEDFSDATVSMKADMNTIDTDNEKRDAHLKTADFFDTAKYPELTFQSTSFKKTGADKYVIKGNLTMHGITKEVTLDATTKSGTNPNNNKPITGMKITGSINRLDFDISKSAPEAVLTNSVAIEANLEFGKE; encoded by the coding sequence ATGTTAAAAAAGCTATTATTCTTACCAGTCATTGCATTTCTATTAGTAGCATTTAATGCAGCTACAACAACCTGGAAACTGGATACTGCGCACTCCTATCTGGGATTTTCTGTTGGTCACCTTTCTGTTTCTGAGATCAAAGGTTCAGTCGTGATGACAGAAGCTACGATCACAACAACATCAGAAGATTTCTCTGATGCTACTGTTAGCATGAAAGCCGATATGAATACGATCGACACAGACAATGAAAAAAGAGATGCACACTTAAAAACAGCAGACTTTTTCGACACAGCGAAATATCCTGAGCTTACATTTCAAAGTACTTCATTTAAAAAAACAGGTGCTGATAAATATGTGATCAAAGGCAACCTTACAATGCATGGAATCACCAAAGAAGTGACATTGGATGCAACAACAAAATCAGGAACAAATCCAAACAACAACAAACCGATCACAGGAATGAAGATCACCGGTTCCATCAACCGACTTGATTTCGACATTTCAAAAAGCGCACCTGAAGCGGTGTTGACGAATTCAGTGGCGATTGAGGCGAATTTGGAGTTTGGGAAGGAGTAA
- a CDS encoding T9SS type A sorting domain-containing protein, whose amino-acid sequence MKYFYFIIALLPLNLFAQNTVVDSVFTEHCIVNTSLGTVNNDEHIDSVRSIYNSTGDLLIRITTRTKLRDGVIIYNGTGMDSLIYDSVANSITTISGAVINSVFIPATGRIVTYDSAGRVIIESISQNYSTYNLSYYYTYLPNNLVDYYFRNFESSGSVDSLLVQYTYDANLNQIREEQFVWDNGGINHPYVKKEQYFNAGNQLVAYDWDMWIDSTFGYDECYLDTASFTYNASGLLIEEIMHECTSGDLTNWYTYDINGNLDSSGYVYVDHTQNVSSGSCDAGVGQIIGGIGADPGLNQYVLYPNPSDGRVVLSGNFANISDEIKVCDLSGRIVMTMKIGKTNDSIVEADLTELSSGIYIIRFVDQGIHSLLFIKE is encoded by the coding sequence ATGAAATATTTTTACTTTATTATTGCCCTTCTTCCCCTGAATCTCTTCGCGCAAAACACAGTTGTAGATTCTGTATTTACGGAACATTGTATCGTAAATACTTCACTTGGTACTGTTAATAATGATGAGCATATTGATTCAGTACGTTCTATCTACAATTCTACAGGTGATCTTCTTATTAGAATTACAACCAGAACTAAATTACGGGATGGAGTGATTATATATAATGGGACTGGTATGGATTCTCTCATCTATGATTCGGTCGCTAATTCTATTACAACCATTTCCGGTGCTGTAATAAATTCAGTTTTTATTCCTGCAACCGGAAGAATTGTAACATATGATTCTGCCGGCAGGGTAATTATAGAATCCATTTCACAGAACTATTCGACATATAATTTATCGTATTATTATACTTACCTGCCAAATAATCTGGTCGATTATTATTTCAGAAATTTTGAATCTTCAGGGTCTGTTGACTCTTTACTTGTTCAGTATACTTATGATGCAAACTTGAATCAGATCCGTGAAGAGCAATTTGTGTGGGATAATGGTGGGATTAACCACCCTTATGTAAAAAAGGAGCAATACTTCAATGCAGGAAATCAACTGGTAGCTTATGACTGGGATATGTGGATCGATTCAACATTTGGTTATGATGAATGCTATCTTGATACTGCCTCATTTACTTATAATGCCAGCGGACTATTAATTGAAGAAATAATGCATGAATGTACCTCAGGTGACCTTACTAATTGGTATACGTACGATATCAATGGTAATCTTGATTCCAGCGGTTATGTCTATGTGGATCACACGCAGAATGTTTCATCTGGAAGTTGTGATGCAGGAGTAGGACAAATCATTGGTGGAATTGGCGCTGATCCAGGTTTAAATCAATATGTTCTGTATCCGAATCCGTCTGATGGAAGAGTGGTTTTGTCCGGTAACTTCGCAAACATAAGCGATGAGATTAAAGTGTGTGACCTTTCCGGTAGAATTGTTATGACAATGAAAATTGGAAAGACAAATGATTCTATTGTTGAGGCAGATCTTACAGAACTGAGTTCAGGGATTTATATTATTCGTTTTGTTGATCAGGGTATTCATTCGCTGTTATTTATAAAAGAGTGA
- a CDS encoding PQQ-dependent sugar dehydrogenase, whose amino-acid sequence MNFHLLIFTIIISFCCFQSKAQTVTDTIGNTIVEISVAVDTNHFTGGYFSGPWDIFWGPDQKLWYTNETRLCTYDPTTHIVDTILQIDSGFIMSVATHHDFQNNPFVYLAIDSAYYYAAGNNIQVYKYDYSLTGDSLYNPQFILDWYHGGEHSGGRILFGDDNKLYVATAEYFSQFDTLFNNSGKVLRVNPDGSVPIDNPRADYTFTYGHRNPQGIVQTPNGNLIVSEYGMQYDEVNLLEAGRFYGWWIYDGDSCFNNSDSCDYYDSIAVFPIDVGRNPASGIDFYNNAAIPEFNGLIQAVTGFNQGLIAYTMNATYDSVLVKTFYLTSEYGRVRDVCAAPDGSVYFIAHDRNRADIHVIRNPLFNNIKNESNLDFSIFPNPANENLNIINFKANKNSSISIFNSIGKIVYQDDNFNGESIDVGRFPDGVYFVKCFADEMIEVERVVVCH is encoded by the coding sequence ATGAACTTTCACCTTCTAATTTTTACGATTATTATTTCGTTCTGTTGTTTTCAATCAAAAGCACAAACAGTTACTGATACGATCGGCAATACGATTGTGGAAATTTCAGTAGCCGTAGATACGAATCATTTTACCGGTGGATATTTTAGCGGTCCATGGGATATCTTCTGGGGACCGGATCAAAAACTCTGGTATACAAATGAGACAAGACTTTGCACTTATGATCCGACAACTCATATTGTCGATACCATTCTTCAAATCGATTCAGGATTTATTATGAGTGTTGCTACTCATCATGATTTTCAAAATAATCCATTCGTTTACCTGGCTATTGATTCTGCATACTATTATGCTGCCGGTAACAACATCCAGGTTTATAAGTATGATTACAGTCTCACAGGCGATTCACTTTACAACCCGCAATTCATTCTGGATTGGTATCATGGCGGTGAACATTCAGGAGGCCGCATCTTGTTTGGTGATGACAATAAATTATATGTTGCAACGGCTGAGTACTTTTCTCAGTTTGATACGCTCTTCAATAATAGCGGAAAAGTACTTCGTGTAAATCCTGATGGAAGCGTTCCAATAGATAATCCGAGAGCTGATTATACTTTCACTTATGGTCACCGCAATCCGCAGGGAATTGTACAAACTCCCAATGGAAATTTAATTGTTTCCGAATACGGAATGCAGTATGATGAAGTGAATCTGCTTGAAGCTGGAAGATTTTATGGCTGGTGGATATATGATGGTGACAGTTGCTTTAATAATTCAGACAGTTGCGATTACTATGACAGCATCGCAGTTTTTCCGATTGATGTAGGTAGGAATCCGGCTTCAGGAATTGATTTCTATAACAATGCTGCAATTCCGGAATTCAACGGACTCATTCAGGCAGTTACAGGATTTAATCAGGGATTGATAGCGTATACAATGAACGCAACTTACGACAGTGTTCTAGTAAAGACCTTTTATCTCACTTCTGAATACGGTAGAGTAAGAGATGTTTGCGCTGCTCCTGATGGTTCAGTTTATTTTATTGCACACGATAGAAACCGGGCCGATATTCATGTGATCAGAAATCCTTTGTTCAATAATATTAAGAATGAATCGAATCTTGATTTTTCAATTTTTCCAAATCCTGCGAATGAAAATCTGAATATTATTAATTTCAAAGCAAATAAAAATTCATCGATCAGCATTTTTAATTCAATTGGTAAAATCGTTTATCAGGATGATAATTTTAATGGAGAATCAATTGATGTGGGAAGATTTCCTGATGGAGTTTATTTTGTGAAATGTTTTGCGGATGAAATGATTGAAGTGGAGAGAGTGGTGGTTTGCCATTAA
- a CDS encoding SRPBCC domain-containing protein, whose amino-acid sequence MVRTCKFQKMVGPEEYDCTSCKIDFKPGGKIFANMVSEKGEEIWSICKITEINPMKEIFYNDYFADHDGNIVSPEYYNMPGDWSNVKVHVAFEEANGETKMTIEQPGIPVELIKECTAGWNSSLDKLDR is encoded by the coding sequence ATGGTCAGAACCTGCAAGTTTCAAAAAATGGTGGGGCCGGAAGAGTATGATTGCACAAGTTGTAAAATTGATTTCAAGCCAGGAGGAAAGATCTTTGCGAATATGGTTTCGGAAAAAGGCGAAGAGATTTGGTCTATATGCAAAATCACAGAAATTAATCCGATGAAAGAAATTTTTTACAATGATTATTTCGCTGACCATGATGGTAATATTGTTTCTCCTGAATATTACAATATGCCGGGTGATTGGTCGAATGTAAAGGTCCATGTTGCATTTGAAGAAGCGAATGGTGAAACAAAAATGACAATTGAACAGCCCGGAATACCGGTTGAATTGATAAAAGAGTGTACAGCCGGCTGGAATTCCTCATTAGACAAACTTGACAGGTAG
- a CDS encoding T9SS type A sorting domain-containing protein produces MNVLNIRDSENYKVLSIFDFSGRIIYNGSANKCISLQNLSPGIYFCNLTDKFNRFSGAKFIVL; encoded by the coding sequence ATGAATGTATTGAATATTCGGGATTCTGAAAATTATAAAGTACTATCTATTTTTGATTTCAGTGGGAGGATAATTTATAACGGTTCAGCAAATAAATGTATTTCATTGCAAAATTTGTCGCCGGGAATATATTTTTGTAATTTAACTGATAAATTTAATAGATTTAGTGGTGCCAAATTCATCGTATTATGA
- a CDS encoding T9SS type A sorting domain-containing protein, with protein MKLKIVLFLLIFCKWSPTIAQSNFERSYLQIGIKQYGVSVAELNGKFYVTSLSDDCGSCISTECLTQFDQNGNVLHTNYFSNGTIDEIVGELTPYKSGFIFPVTYDHFNMSNVRKEVAIKYVDSTGTEIWTAIISDSLKEFQNTKLVIGNNNLITGFADNLTSTGVLFFQIDSAGNVTVIQNFSRIPDVYSVRDLVFKNNHFYVLGVGVLNGATKTFVRKVDMSGIVVDSSVYDYATEISGIRIQSSDNGFIICGQSFDTLGFTQVCLMKIDSSGNVVWRKTLTTSNDNIPTSFDIFQNGRIYITGKTIDQSNNVDLFIINADSIGNFLWKRDYCLPGPIGCVASAGNSIIESSDHSVVVCGQVQHTASYPKLYFLKADDNGLINFIDLEVQKNDKPFISKQGTDSYVVNNMSGNFKVTVFDMNGRIIFSCTNTNEFDFRLPEGVYVYRIECKSGIYTGRVF; from the coding sequence ATGAAATTGAAAATTGTTTTATTTCTTTTAATCTTTTGCAAATGGTCACCCACAATTGCACAGTCTAATTTTGAGCGTTCATATTTGCAGATCGGAATTAAACAGTATGGTGTCTCGGTTGCAGAGTTAAACGGAAAATTTTATGTTACCTCATTGTCTGATGATTGTGGTTCATGTATTTCGACGGAATGCCTTACTCAGTTTGATCAGAATGGGAATGTTCTCCATACTAACTATTTTTCCAATGGAACAATTGATGAGATCGTAGGTGAACTGACTCCATACAAAAGTGGATTCATCTTTCCTGTAACATATGATCATTTCAATATGTCGAATGTTCGCAAGGAAGTTGCAATTAAATATGTTGACTCTACCGGAACCGAAATCTGGACAGCAATAATTTCGGATTCATTGAAGGAATTTCAGAATACAAAGCTAGTAATAGGTAATAACAATCTGATCACGGGGTTTGCTGATAATCTGACTTCAACCGGTGTATTGTTCTTTCAAATTGATTCTGCAGGAAATGTTACCGTGATACAAAATTTCTCACGAATACCGGATGTTTACTCAGTGCGTGATCTGGTATTTAAGAATAATCATTTTTATGTATTAGGAGTTGGTGTCTTGAACGGTGCAACTAAAACCTTCGTCAGAAAGGTTGATATGTCAGGAATTGTTGTTGACTCTTCAGTATATGATTATGCAACTGAAATAAGTGGAATAAGGATTCAATCGTCTGATAATGGATTTATAATTTGCGGACAATCGTTCGATACGCTTGGATTCACACAAGTTTGTTTAATGAAAATTGATTCATCAGGAAATGTAGTATGGAGAAAGACACTGACAACATCAAATGATAATATACCAACGTCTTTCGATATATTTCAGAATGGTAGAATTTATATTACCGGAAAAACGATTGATCAATCTAACAATGTTGATCTGTTTATTATAAATGCAGATTCAATCGGTAATTTTTTATGGAAACGTGATTATTGCTTGCCAGGTCCAATCGGCTGTGTAGCGAGTGCCGGGAATTCAATTATTGAATCATCTGATCATTCAGTCGTAGTGTGTGGTCAGGTGCAACATACCGCATCTTACCCAAAGTTGTATTTTTTAAAAGCTGACGATAATGGCTTGATTAATTTTATTGATCTTGAAGTTCAAAAGAACGATAAGCCTTTTATTTCTAAGCAAGGGACAGACAGCTATGTTGTAAATAATATGTCAGGAAATTTTAAGGTAACTGTTTTTGATATGAATGGAAGAATAATTTTTTCATGCACTAATACGAACGAATTTGACTTCAGACTTCCTGAAGGAGTATATGTTTATCGTATTGAGTGTAAAAGTGGTATTTACACAGGGCGTGTGTTTTAA
- a CDS encoding T9SS type A sorting domain-containing protein, with protein sequence MKNIFPTIIALFLVFLNIENGICQPTLIAPADGLTVPGGLVVYEWTDISAFSYEFQQSKSPAFIPEATIYVFDTQVTLTAVNGTSYWRVRENAFGGPIQPWSNTFSITSSNVPQLTGITPSDGYEGQTLLPAISGVNTHFRQATRTMQFTLNQGSYTINYSRRRDFSIDDDSYQAAFITIPFIAPLGLYDVNFYNALDDSMKLLNGFYVRGSNIYSGRVYLDMNSNSVFDIGDLPYSNGFLNAPPYYTGCMGTGEFSDYIPTGNYTLSVANLPSYFTSIPANRTINFSGSGATLSGQDFAIQPIPGVHDMQVSCALSRNTTRPGLPINITLTYSNKGPAMENGQVYFVLPTGFIIDSVSVPGYSLSGDSLIWSFSGLSLMQSSNIIISLTAPTGLISGSYVEYVAGVTASGTDIMPSDNIKITNHLVSNSFDPNFKTASPTDLATVLSSTNRYIDFTIHFQNTGNDLAYEIRILDTIDVNLDISTIEVVSSSHNYRTIFYPNRVIEFRFTNINLVDSGTNEALSHGNIMYRIQALSSTTITDQIENTAFIYFDLNDPVATNTCYVSLGLGVNAYLNINDGLKVSPNPFTGSVLVSLDERTNTTSCILIRNVLGQEVFRKMTENFRLDDDEEINLDFLSKGIYFLEVHINDIKKVAKIIKK encoded by the coding sequence ATGAAGAATATCTTTCCGACTATAATAGCTTTGTTTCTTGTTTTTCTAAATATTGAAAACGGAATTTGCCAACCAACACTGATAGCTCCTGCTGACGGTCTGACCGTTCCCGGAGGTTTAGTAGTTTATGAATGGACTGATATTTCAGCTTTCTCTTATGAATTTCAACAAAGTAAATCTCCTGCTTTTATCCCGGAGGCTACAATTTATGTTTTTGACACTCAAGTAACATTGACTGCAGTTAATGGTACTTCATATTGGCGGGTAAGGGAAAACGCTTTTGGAGGACCGATTCAGCCCTGGTCAAATACTTTTTCTATAACATCCAGTAATGTTCCTCAACTGACTGGGATAACTCCATCGGATGGTTATGAAGGTCAGACCTTACTTCCGGCTATTTCCGGTGTTAATACACATTTTCGGCAAGCTACAAGGACAATGCAATTCACCCTTAACCAGGGATCATACACAATTAATTATTCAAGGAGACGGGATTTCTCAATAGATGATGATAGTTATCAGGCTGCATTTATTACAATTCCTTTTATTGCACCACTTGGTTTGTATGACGTGAACTTTTATAATGCGCTTGATGACTCAATGAAACTGCTAAATGGGTTTTATGTGCGCGGAAGCAATATATATTCAGGCCGGGTTTATCTGGATATGAATTCTAATTCAGTTTTTGACATAGGTGATTTACCTTACTCGAATGGATTTTTAAATGCTCCTCCATATTATACCGGTTGTATGGGCACCGGAGAATTCTCTGATTATATTCCTACAGGTAATTATACATTAAGTGTAGCTAACTTGCCAAGCTATTTTACATCTATTCCTGCTAACAGAACAATTAATTTCTCAGGTAGTGGAGCAACACTGAGTGGTCAAGATTTTGCTATACAACCAATACCTGGAGTTCATGATATGCAGGTTTCGTGTGCATTGAGTCGGAATACTACCAGACCTGGTTTGCCAATAAATATTACTTTAACATACTCTAATAAAGGACCTGCAATGGAGAACGGGCAAGTGTATTTTGTACTGCCAACTGGATTTATTATTGATTCTGTTTCTGTTCCAGGTTATAGTCTTAGCGGGGATTCACTTATCTGGAGTTTTTCAGGACTTTCGTTAATGCAATCCTCTAATATTATAATCAGCCTTACTGCACCAACTGGTCTGATAAGTGGTTCTTATGTTGAGTATGTTGCAGGAGTTACTGCCAGTGGAACAGATATAATGCCTTCTGATAATATAAAGATCACTAACCATCTTGTTTCAAATTCATTTGATCCAAATTTCAAAACTGCATCACCGACTGATCTTGCTACAGTTTTGTCGTCAACAAATCGTTATATTGATTTTACAATTCATTTTCAAAATACAGGTAACGATCTAGCATATGAGATCAGAATTCTGGATACAATAGATGTTAATCTTGATATATCTACAATTGAAGTTGTAAGTTCGAGTCATAATTATCGGACTATATTTTATCCTAATAGGGTTATTGAATTTAGATTTACCAATATAAATCTTGTTGATAGCGGAACCAATGAAGCACTTAGTCATGGAAATATTATGTACAGGATTCAAGCACTTTCGTCAACTACAATTACCGACCAGATCGAAAATACTGCCTTTATTTATTTTGATTTGAATGATCCTGTTGCTACAAATACTTGTTATGTTTCGTTAGGTCTTGGTGTCAATGCATATTTGAATATTAATGATGGGCTGAAAGTTTCTCCAAATCCATTTACCGGCTCAGTTTTAGTTTCATTGGATGAAAGAACAAATACCACTTCATGTATACTAATAAGAAACGTTTTAGGACAAGAAGTATTCAGGAAAATGACCGAAAATTTTAGACTTGATGATGACGAAGAGATCAATCTTGATTTTCTTTCAAAAGGAATTTATTTTCTTGAAGTACACATAAATGACATAAAAAAAGTTGCGAAAATAATTAAGAAATGA
- a CDS encoding Na+/H+ antiporter — protein MDNVSIIVILLFGIAFLGILSKKYNFPFPIALVISSVMISLIPGLPVVEMSPEVVFLLFLPPILYAAAWNTSWHEFKSAIRPISLASIGLVFFTTALVAVVAHLIIPGLSWPFAFLIGAIVSPPDAVAATSVTKGLGLSPRLIAILEGESLVNDASGLIAYKYALAAITLGNFVLWEAGLNFIVVAGAGIALGLTLAYLILQVHKRWVCDPVIEVTLTVLTPFAAYLLAEHFHFSGVLAVVTAGLYISFRSGEALSHQSRIMAYSVWEVIIYILNSLIFILIGLQLRSVLKGINHYSIPELLMYGLVISFAVIIVRFIWVYPSAMLPRWLSKRIRETEPFDPRNMVVFGWAGMRGVVSMAAALALPLTLPNGETFPHRDLIIYLTFCVILSTLVLLGLTLPWLIRKLKIEPHSIVLEEYTVRTQIVSTAISHIEENLAMTSEELLQNIKSKYEVKYNRLQKTELPANYFGKGKQLPQSVFNEFSKMQIDLIKVERKAIEGLHRSGLASEEILRKVERELDLEETRLQMEMYEN, from the coding sequence ATGGATAACGTCAGCATAATTGTCATCCTGCTTTTCGGGATTGCTTTTTTGGGAATTCTGAGTAAGAAATATAATTTTCCATTTCCAATAGCATTGGTTATTTCCAGTGTAATGATCAGTCTGATTCCGGGATTACCTGTTGTGGAAATGAGTCCGGAAGTTGTTTTCCTGTTGTTTCTTCCTCCAATTCTCTATGCAGCTGCATGGAATACAAGTTGGCATGAATTCAAATCAGCTATCAGACCAATAAGCCTGGCCTCCATTGGACTCGTATTTTTTACAACTGCTTTAGTTGCTGTTGTTGCTCATCTGATCATTCCCGGATTAAGCTGGCCATTTGCATTTTTGATTGGCGCTATTGTTTCTCCTCCGGACGCAGTTGCAGCAACATCTGTTACGAAAGGATTAGGATTAAGTCCACGGTTAATTGCAATACTTGAAGGCGAAAGTCTGGTAAACGATGCCAGTGGTCTGATCGCATACAAATACGCACTGGCTGCAATTACACTCGGAAATTTTGTTTTATGGGAGGCCGGATTAAATTTCATAGTAGTTGCCGGTGCCGGAATTGCCTTAGGTCTAACACTGGCTTATCTCATTTTGCAAGTACATAAACGCTGGGTCTGTGATCCTGTGATTGAGGTTACACTTACAGTTCTTACGCCATTTGCTGCATATCTATTAGCGGAACACTTTCATTTTTCCGGAGTACTGGCAGTCGTCACTGCCGGATTATATATTTCATTTCGCTCAGGGGAAGCGCTTAGTCATCAGAGCAGGATAATGGCATATTCAGTATGGGAAGTGATCATTTATATTCTGAATAGTCTGATCTTTATCCTGATCGGACTTCAATTGCGAAGTGTGTTGAAAGGAATCAATCACTATTCGATTCCGGAACTTTTGATGTATGGATTAGTGATCAGCTTTGCAGTGATTATTGTTCGTTTTATCTGGGTTTATCCATCTGCCATGTTACCTCGCTGGCTAAGCAAACGTATCCGTGAAACAGAACCATTTGATCCCAGGAATATGGTTGTATTCGGGTGGGCCGGTATGCGAGGTGTGGTATCGATGGCTGCTGCATTAGCATTGCCATTAACGTTACCAAATGGTGAAACTTTTCCGCATAGAGATCTGATCATCTATCTCACATTTTGTGTGATACTTTCTACACTTGTATTACTCGGCCTAACATTGCCATGGCTGATCAGAAAGTTAAAGATCGAGCCACATTCCATAGTATTGGAAGAATATACTGTCCGTACTCAAATAGTTTCTACTGCAATTTCTCACATCGAAGAAAATCTTGCAATGACCTCTGAAGAATTGTTGCAAAACATCAAGAGTAAGTATGAAGTAAAATATAATCGTTTGCAAAAAACAGAATTGCCTGCTAATTACTTTGGAAAAGGAAAGCAGTTGCCGCAAAGTGTTTTTAATGAATTTTCAAAAATGCAGATCGACCTCATAAAGGTTGAACGGAAAGCAATTGAAGGATTACACAGAAGTGGATTGGCCAGTGAAGAGATCTTGAGAAAGGTTGAACGGGAACTTGATCTGGAAGAAACAAGGTTGCAGATGGAAATGTATGAGAACTAA